In Trichomycterus rosablanca isolate fTriRos1 chromosome 4, fTriRos1.hap1, whole genome shotgun sequence, one DNA window encodes the following:
- the LOC134311992 gene encoding zinc finger protein 878-like — MSAEDSHVTKAKKRKLDGCDPAWRKLMDQRRCRVNIGEAFTRWRALKIQRGLETDAEVALFLLDCFPTEGSFSAKLHSTQGVDWSSSDESFAEASDRCSFVTLSKEVLLILMYRCLECSSECQIQGKGKGGSLTLRQECLICSNCRVWTSQTVCPPKNKVDDISLILSCDDVGLQTSENVSATVDQDQAQTQPGKASVNTEENISSRAVQLEQDEPKQEDKSLLKETHEDNSSGPTVDRVDDDGLNLAKVKNETAESAEPEPLGEMFIGEDGRAKPADEATHESSRKRQHEGSHGCLSNSSYEFTESSEEESEVESTKKSQKLFQNTIKPVIWCLDCEAVAKMLCTVRRHQRIYGCMECGDRNSAESESVRDFSVHFSDIVSFHKHAMDVHGASENQCERKMCPDCNKSFKVDTDPNKKGHVCAYKIKPFSCDLCRKRFSTENGQKVHHRRLHGDYTHICKYCMMAFNTKPSKLDHELSHSQDKLPYICPDCPEKFKDFVTRNQHLKTHRGQKKFICHACNRIFVSLQRYERHMRIHSGEKPYTCAVCERSFNQDGHLKSHMRLHTGEKPFMCERCGTCFNHNVSLKNHLRRQHGMNSNHMSVKEKKQRGRPTERSYSSDKGQRKKQKPKSSSKYSAEGVAQDLDSLSESSETDSDGEQQERGQPRKARKKKLIKNNADEDK; from the exons ATGTCAGCCGAGGACAGTCACGTTACTAAAGCGAAGAAAAGGAAACTGGACGGTTGTGACCCTGCCTGGAGGAAGTTAATGGACCAAAGAAGATGTCGAGTTAACATAGGAGAGGCTTTTACACGTTGGAGAGCGTTAAAGATCCAGAGAGGATTGGAAACTGATGCAGAGGTGGCGCTGTTTTTACTGGACTG CTTTCCAACAGAAGGGAGCTTCTCAGCCAAGTTACATTCAACACAAGGAGTAGACTGGTCTTCATCAGATGAATCATTTGCTGAGGCTTCAGACAG ATGCAGTTTTGTCACCCTAAGTAAAGAGGTGTTGCTGATTCTGATGTACCGCTGTTTGGAGTGTTCCAGTGAATGTCAGATCCAAGGAAAAGGTAAAGGAGGGAGTCTGACACTCAGACAAGAGTGTCTGATCTGCTCTAACTGTCGAGTGTGGACGTCTCAGACTGTGTGTCCGCCAAAGAACAAG GTAGATGATATTTCCTTGATCCTGTCTTGTGATGATGTTGGCCTGCAGACATCTGAGAACGTATCTGCGACTGTTGACCAGGATCAAGCACAGACACAACCGGGCAAAGCTTCAGTAAATACTGAAGAGAACATCTCAAGTCGTGCAGTACAATTGGAGCAAGATGAACCAAAGCAGGAGGACAAGAGTCTTCTTAAAGAGACACATGAAGACAATTCCTCTGGCCCAACTGTGGACAGGGTTGACGATGATGGCTTAAATCTTGCAAAGGTGAAAAATGAGACGGCTGAATCTGCTGAACCTGAGCCACTGGGAGAAATGTTTATTGGTGAGGATGGCAGAGCGAAGCCAGCTGACGAAGCAACTCATGAGTCCTCCAGAAAAAGGCAGCACGAGGGTTCGCATGGGTGCCTGTCGAACTCCTCATATGAGTTCACCGAGAGTTCCGAAGAAGAATCTGAGGTGGAGTCGACCAAAAAGTCCCAGAAACTGTTTCAGAACACCATTAAACCAGTCATTTGGTGTTTAGACTGCGAAGCTGTAGCCAAAATGCTGTGTACAGTACGCCGGCACCAGAGAATCTACGGATGTATGGAGTGTGGCGACAGGAACAGTGCTGAGAGTGAAAGTGTCCGAGATTTCTCAGTTCATTTCAGCGACATCGTTAGTTTTCATAAGCACGCCATGGATGTGCATGGCGCCTCAGAAAACCAGTGCGAACGCAAAATGTGTCCAGACTGTAATAAGTCATTCAAGGTGGACACGGACCCCAACAAAAAGGGCCACGTGTGTGCGTACAAGATCAAACCGTTCTCCTGCGACCTGTGTCGCAAACGATTCTCTACGGAAAACGGTCAAAAAGTGCACCACCGGCGGCTGCACGGAGACTACACGCACATATGCAAGTACTGCATGATGGCATTTAACACCAAACCATCTAAGCTTGACCACGAGCTGTCCCACAGCCAAGACAAGCTGCCCTATATCTGTCCTGACTGCCCTGAGAAGTTCAAAGATTTTGTAACACGCAACCAGCACTTGAAGACTCACAGAGGCCAAAAGAAATTCATCTGCCACGCCTGCAACAGGATATTCGTTTCTCTCCAGAGATACGAAAGGCACATGCGCATACATTCTGGCGAGAAGCCTTATACGTGTGCGGTTTGCGAGCGCTCCTTCAACCAGGACGGACACCTGAAGTCCCACATGCGTCTCCACACGGGAGAGAAGCCGTTCATGTGTGAGCGATGCGGGACATGTTTTAACCACAATGTCAGCCTGAAGAACCATCTGCGGAGACAGCATGGCATGAACTCCAACCACATGtcagtaaaagaaaagaaacagagaGGTCGACCCACCGAGAGAAGTTACTCCTCCGATAAAGGTCAGCGTAAAAAGCAAAAACCAAAGAGCTCTTCCAAATACTCTGCTGAGGGGGTGGCTCAAGACTTAGACTCTCTTTCAGAGAGCTCGGAAACTGACTCTGATGGGGAGCAACAAGAAAGAGGACAGCCGAGAAAAGCCAGGAAGAAGAAACTAATCAAAAATAATGCTGATGAAGACAAATAG
- the LOC134312478 gene encoding tripartite motif-containing protein 16-like, producing MAEANISVAQDQFSCPVCLELLKNPVSTPCGHSFCMVCINKCWDQEDDKGTYSCPHCRQTFTPRPVLRKNTILADVVEKLKKTELQASQLIQCSAGPEDVECDVCTGRKNKAVKSCLASFCETHLQPHYQIPAYKKHKLVKASRRLQDQICPQHDKLLEVYCHTDQQCICMLSMLDEHKGHDTISAAAERTEKQVKLEEMQRESQQRIQNGEDEIQKLRKAVESHRRSAQTAVENIEKIFTELINSIKKRCSEVTELIRGQEKAAVSQAEEFMKQLQQEIVELKRRNAELEELSHSEDFFQTFPSYLTPAGPAESPTITLNPLLTYEGVTKSMSELREKLEEFCKDENKKISDGVRKIWIISSPEPQTRREFLQYFCQFTLDPNTVNKNLRLSEENKVVTCSGTDQWYHDHPDRFNYSHPVLCRESVSGRCYWEVEWSGNDGVYIAVSYKSVSRKGRGDECWFGCNDQSWSLFLSPSRFSFLHDNKRTKIPIMPSSSRIGVYVDYRAGTLSFYSVSDTMKLLHRVQATFTQLLYPGFLVCKGSTVNCHPETR from the exons ATGGCAGAAGCAAATATTTCAGTAGCTCAGGACCAGTTCAGCTGTCCAGTCTGTCTGGAGTTACTGAAGAATCCAGTATCTACaccatgtggacacagtttctgtatggtgtgtatcaACAAGtgctgggatcaggaggatgataagggaacatacagctgtccacattgtagacaaaccttcactccaagacctgtCCTGAGGAAAAACACCATTCTGGCTGACGTTGTGGAAAAACTGAAGAAAACAGAACTTCAAGCTTCACAATTGATTCAATGTTCTGctggacctgaagatgtggagtgtgatGTCTGTACTGGGAGAAAAAACAAAGCAGTAAAATCCtgtttggcctctttctgtGAAACTCACCTCCAGCCTCACTATCAAATTCCTGCTTATAAGAAGCACAAGCTGGTTAAAGCCTCCAGACGACTCCAGGATCAGATCTGCCCTCAGCAtgataaactgctggaggtttactgtcatactgatcagcagtgtatctgcatgTTGAGTATGCTAGATGAAcataaaggacatgatacaatatcagctgcagcagaaagaaccGAGAAACAGGTAAAA TTGGAGGAGATGCAGAGAGAATCGCAGCAGAGAATCCAGAACGGAGAGGATGAGATTCAGAAGCTGAGAAAAGCTGTGGAGTCTCACAGG CGctctgcacagacagcagtggaGAACATTGAGAAGATTTTtactgaactaatcaactcCATTAAGAAAAGATGTTCTGAAGTTACAGAACTGATCAGAGGTCAGGAGAAAGCTGCAGTGAGTCAAGCTGAAGAATTCATGAAGCAACTGCAGCAGGAGATTGTAGAGCTAAAGCGGAGAAATGCTGAACTGGAGGAGCTTTCACACAGTGAAGATTTCTTCCAG ACTTTTCCATCTTATTTGACCCCTGCTGGGCCTGCAGAATCACCCACCATCACATTAAATCCTCTACTCACTTACGAGGGTGTAACAAAGTCCATGTCTGAGCTCAGAGAGAAACTAGAAGAATTTTGTAAAGACGAGAATAAGAAGATATCAGATGGAG TGAGAAAGATCTGGATCATTTCTTCACCTGAACCACAAACCAGACGAGagtttctacaat ATTTCTGTcagttcacactggatccaaacacagtaaataaaaacctccgtttgtctgaggagaacaaagtggtgacctgcaGTGGAACAGACCAGTGGTATCatgatcatccagatagatttaaTTATTCACACCCggttctgtgtagagagagtgtgagtggacgctgttactgggaggttgagtggagtgggaatgatggggtttatatagcagtgtcatataaaagcgtCAGCAGGAAGGGACGTGGTGATGAGTGTTGGTTTGGATgtaatgatcagtcctggagtttgttcCTTTCTCCATCCAGATTTTCATTCCTGCACGATAACAAAAGAACGaaaattcccataatgccgagttcctctagaataggagtgtatgtggattacagagcaggaactctgtccttctacagcgtctctgatacgatgaagctcctccacagagttcaggccacgttcactcagctcctctacccggggtttttGGTTTGTAAAGGGTCAACAGTGAACTGTCATCCTGAAACTAGATAA
- the LOC134312474 gene encoding tripartite motif-containing protein 16-like, whose product MAEANISVTQDQFSCPVCLELLRDPVTTPCGHSFCRVCINNCWDQEDDKGTYSCPQCRQTFTSRPDVSKNTILSEVVENLKKTKLQAPQPAHCSAGPEDVECDFCTERKYKAVKSCLVCLASFCETHLQPHYQSPAFKKHKLVKASRRLQDQICSQHDKLLEVYCRTDQQCICMLCTMDDHKGHDTISAAAERTEKQKKLEEIQRESQQRIQNREKEIQKLRKSVESHRRSAQAAVKNIERICTELISSIKRRCSEVTELIRDEEKAAVSQAEEFMKQLQQEIVELNRRNAELEELSHSEDAIHFLQTFQSHLVSNGPAESPVVTLNPLSTYEGVTKSMSQLREKLEEFCKDENEKISCGVRKIWIISSPEPQTRREFLQYFCSFTLDQNTVNKHVLLKNKVVTWSGTEQSYPDHPDRFDHSHQVLCRESVSGRCYWEVEWSGNYGVYIAVSYKSIGRKGHVHGCLFGGNNQSWSLYCSPSRFLFGHNNKGTEIPIMPSSSRIGVYVDYRAGTVSFYSVSDTMKLLHRVQTTFTQLLYPGFMVRKESKVTLSSLH is encoded by the exons ATGGCAGAAGCAAATATTTCAGTAACTCAGGACCAGTTCAGCTGCCCAGTCTGTCTGGAACTACTGAGGGATCCAGTAACTACaccatgtggacacagtttctgtagGGTTTGTATCAAcaactgctgggatcaggaggatgataagggaacatacagctgtccacagtgtagacaaaCCTTCACTTCAAGACCTGATGTGAGTAAAAACACCATTCTGTCTGAAGTTGTGGAGAACCTGAAGAAAACAAAACTTCAAGCTCCACAACCTGCTCACTGTTCTGctggacctgaagatgtggagtgtgatttctgtactgaaagaaaatacaaagctgttaaatcctgtctggtgtgtttggcctcttttTGTGAAACTCACCTCCAGCCTCACTATCAATCTCCTGCTTTTAAGAAGCACAAGCTGGTTAAAGCCTCCAGACGACtccaggatcagatctgctctcagcatgataaactgctggaggtttactgtcgtactgatcagcagtgtatctgcatgttgtgcaccatggatgatcataaaggacatgatacaatatcagcagcagcagaaagaactgagaaacag AAGAAGTTGGAGGAGATACAGAGAGAATCACAGCAGAGaatccagaacagagagaaggagATTCAGAAGCTGAGAAAATCTGTGGAGTCTCACAGG CGCTCTGCACAGGCAGCAGTGAAgaacattgagaggatctgtactgaactGATCAGCTCTATTAAGAGAAGATGCTCTGAGGTTACAGAACTGATCAGAGATGAAGAAAAAGCTGCAGTGAGTCAAGCTGAAGAATTCATGAAGCAGCTGCAGCAAGAGATTGTAGAGCTAAACAGGAGAAATGCTGAACTGGAGGAGCTTTCACACAGTGAAGATGCCatccatttcctccag ACTTTCCAGTCTCATTTGGTCTCTAATGGACCTGCAGAATCACCCGTCGTCACATTAAATCCTCTATCCACTTATGAGGGTGTAACAAAGTCCATGTCTCAGCTCAGAGAGAAACTAGAAGAATTTTGTAAAGACGAGAATGAGAAGATATCATGTGGAG TGAGAAAAATCTGGATCATTTCTTCACCTGAACCACAAACCAGACGAGagtttctacaat ATTTCTGTTCGTTCACACTGGAtcaaaacacagtaaataaacacGTCCTTCTGAAaaacaaagtggtgacctggAGTGGAACAGaacagtcgtatcctgatcatccagatagatttgatcATTCACACCaggttctgtgtagagagagtgtgagtggacgctgttactgggaggttgagtggagtgggaATTATGGGGTTTATAttgcagtgtcatataaaagcatcggCAGGAAGGGGCATGTTCATGGGTGTTTGTTTGGAGGTAAtaatcagtcctggagtttgtaCTGTTCTCCATCCAGATTTTTATTCGGACACAATAACAAAGGAACtgaaattcccataatgccgagttcttctagaataggagtgtatgtggattacaGAGCAGGAACTgtgtccttctacagcgtctctgatacaatgaagctcctccacagagttcagaccacgttcactcagctcctctacccggggtttaTGGTTCGAAAAGAGTCAAAAGTTACACTGTCATCCTTACATTAG